The Pirellulales bacterium region TTGGTCACGCAGGCCGGCGGAGACAGTCAAATCGACAGTCGAGTTTCCGGTGACATCGGCCACATTAAAGCTGGTGTTGGTACCCAAGTGATTGGCCGCGGTGTTGCCGGAGGAAATGGTCGATGGGGCAGCGCCGCCGACCGTCACCGAGCCCAAAAACTGGTAGCCGCCATAGTTGCCCGTGCTAGTGGAGGTTTGGCTGAGCGTCGCCCCATTCAGCGTGATATTGCCGATCTGATTGTACTGCGTGGCATTTACCGTGCCGTTGTTGACAATCGCGGGCAAGTTCGATGCCAAGTTGCCGTTGCCGCCAAACACGTTGTTAATATCCAGTTCCAACGTGGAGCTGCTGTTCACGGTGATTGTTCGACCGCCGGGGGACCCAGTTTTACCCAAGGGACCATTGGAACCATCACTTTGACTGATTGTGCTGGCAGCAATTAACTCGCCTTGTTGCACCGTGACGTTGCCGGTAAAGGTGCTCAGGCCTGTGAGTGATTCCACGCCGGTGCCTGTCTTCACGATAGCCAGCTTTCCACCGCTAGTGCCGTCGATCAAAGTACCAGCATACGCATTGGGCGTAGCGACCGTTCCACTGGAATCGCCGAAGGTCAAGGTAACCGTGCCAGAGCCACCCGTCACATCAGGCCCATCGTCACTAATGACGCTGCTGCCCGCCAAAGTGCCTGTGCTGGACAAATTGGCAATGGAAATACTGTTGTTATCCAGCCGCAGCACGGCGCCCTGCATTTGCAGGCCACCGGTGCTGATGGAGTTGGTGTTCTTCAGGATCACCGTGGCCACTTGAGCAGCCAGGTTGTTGTAGTTGCCCAAAATGGTGGCGATTGAACCGGCCCCTGCCGGACCATAATTGTCGGCATTGGCTGTGGTGTTATTCAAGGTGAACGTGCCGGACATCAGCGTCAACGCATGAGCGCCAGTGATTTGGCCATTCATGGTTGTTGCAAATGCGCCTGAGGTGCCGCCGGAAATTGTAGCGTCGCCAGATAGGGTGATGTTTCCTGTCGAGGTGAGGCCATTCACAAACCGAATGGCGCCATAAGACGGAACATCCACGGTCGATCCAATGCCGGTGATGTTGAAATTGTTTGTATAGGTGCCGCCGGCACTGAAGAAAACTTCCGAGCCGCTGGCAACGGTCACGCTGCCGCTGCCCAAGCCATTCGCGGTGGTCGGCTGCAAGCGAATAGTCGAACCGGTCGTTCCCACCGAAATATTGCCCGAGTAACTGGAGTTGTTGCCGGATAACTGGTAGGTGTCGACCAAATCGGTTCCGCTGTTGATCACGGTCAATGGGCCACTACCGGTGAGTGCGCCCGAGTCATTGTAAGTGGTTTTGGTGGTGCCATTGCTGTCGTTTACATCGATGGTGACCGAAGCGATGGCGCCAATGCTGATGGGGTTTTGGAGGGCATTGGCTAGTGCATTCGCACCATACTTTAACAAACTGTTGGCCCCGGTCACGCTAATTGTGGAACCGGTGCCAAAGTTATTGGCGGATACCGTATTGGAGAATACTTCTGTAGCACCGGCCAGCGTGATACCCGTGGAACTGGAAATTGATCCGCCGGACGCAATTGTGAGAGTTGCATTCGGATTGACGGTAATTGTGCCAGACAAGCCACCAGAGCCTGTCACGGTAAGGCCGGCCGCGTTTGCGCTATCGCCCACCACGATGTTGCCGGCGCCGTTAATGCCAGAGAAAGTCGCAGAAGTGATGCCTGTAACCCGCAGCGTTCCACCGGAACCAATGTTCGAAGCGCCGGAAGCCGTCAGGGTTGCCGGAGTGGCGATGCTATTGCCAATTGTATTGCTGGCGCCGGTGCCGCTCACATTAACACTCGTAACGCTGACCGCCTGTCCGTTCAAATCCAACAGGCCACTATTGCTGCCGCCGTCGCCCAGCGTAACGGGCGTGGTTGCTCCCAGCGCCGATGAGGACCCTACTTTGACCGTGCCATTTTGAATCTTCACGGCCGAGCCGTTAATGCTGCCGGCACCGGTAATTTGTAAGGTTGCTCCGCCACTCACGGTGGTATTGCCAACATAAGTGCCCGTGCTTTGGAAATTGAGCGAGCCGCCGGAGATGGTTAACCCCGTACTGCCGGTAATTGTGCCGCCGCTAAGGGTGTAGTTGCCGTTGGTAACGGTGACCGAACCGGGCGCCACCGTTGCATTGAGCGAAACGGAGAAAGTGCTGGTCGTATTGTGCGCGGTGTCGAAGGTTACACTATCGCCATCAAAGTACGCATCCTGGCTGGTGGTGTTGGTGTTCAACCAGCTCTGTGTCCCTTGAATATCCCAAGAATTGCCGTTCGAACCAGTCCAGAATAGGTTGCCGGCCGCCACGCCAGTTGCCACCAACAGAATTTCATTAGGGTTGGAAGACGTATCCAAATGGAATGTGTTGCGGCCAATAGCGGTGTTATTCAATGACGGCGGTCCGCCACCGTAGCCAATGGTGCTACTGGTATTCAGCAAATTCACCAGTACATAGTTGGTGGTGCCGAGGGCAAAGGTCGAGGTGGGAGCAATGGTGATGGTCGAGCCAGCGTTGTAACTTGCCGTACCGCTGGCACCGATAAGAATTTTGTCATTCGTCGCGCCGGCAATGTCAAACCGCATGTCGCCGCCACCGACGCTGAGGTTGCTGCCGATATTCAACGTACCGACGTTGCCGTCGGCTGTGGCCGAACCAGGACGAATGCTGCTGCCACCTTGGGTCATCAGGCTGTCGATCGTGCCCGTGCCCGCCAACGTTCCGCTACTGGACAAATTAATCGTGCCATGCACAGCGCCGTTTGCTACCAAGGTTTGCGCAACGCTAGAACCAATGCTCATGCCGCCGCCGCCGAAGTCAGTGACATCGAAAATGCCTGTGGAGGCCACGCTAATGGTCGGTGTACTGTTGATCGAGCTCGACGCCTTAATCGTTAAAGTGCCGCCGCTGACGGTGGTGGCTCCGGTATAAGGATTAGCGGTGTTCATCAAAATCTGGTTGCCATTTCCAATTTTCGTCAAGCCAATCGAATTGCCACCGTCTTGAACGACGCCAGTGTACGTTCCGTTGGCATCGTTGTCGCCTACGGTTAAAACGCTCGCTGACCCGGTCGAACTGTTCGTAACAAAGTCTTGCGAATCGGTTCCGGCTGTCGAATTCAAACCGTTAATAGTGACGTTGAAGCCGTTCAAATCGAGCGTGGCATTTCCGCCGTTTCCGCCGTTAATGGTGATATCGCCGGCACCTGCACCGTGCGGAATTACGCCGCTAGTCGCGCCGCTGCTGGCCCCGGCCTTCACCGTGCCAAAGCTAATCGTGGTGCTGCCGCCCCAGTTGTTGCTGAGGTTCGACAACGTTATGGTGTTCACGGTCGTGCCGCCGCCGTTGCCCAACTCCAGGTTATGATTGCCCGTAATCTGGCCAGAGATGGTAACGGTCGAGGCAGTAGAGTTGCGGGCAGTAATCCGAGCATCGCCGGTCAGCGTAATCAGGCCTGTCAAAATATTATTGGCATTGCCGATCCGCAGGGCACCAGCCAAACTGCCGTCGGTCTCGGTAACGCCGTTGCCGGCGATGGAGAAGTTATTAACTACTGTGCCATTGCCATTAATATAGACCTGACCGCCATTGGAAATAGTTACGTTACCGCCGCCCAAAGCGCCCACATTCGTAATACGAATGCGGCCCAAATTGATCGTGGTGCCGCCGTTATAATTATTGGCCGCGGCCAATTGCCAACTACCGTTGCCATTTTTCACGATGCTAGTGGCTCCGCCGGCGCCGTCAGAAATGGTGCTGGAAATGCTTTGCGTGGCCAACGAAGTATCTGTGCCGGTCAACGTCAATATTCGTGCGCCGCTGCCACTCATGGTGATCGGGCCACTAATGGTGATTCCTTGTCCTCCGCTTGTCGGATCCGCTTCCAACGTGGCACCGTTGGGAGTGATGGTGATTCCGCGGTTGGTCGTTTGGGTCGAACCACCCTTCCACACCAGCGTTCCGCCATCAATCACAATATTGGTGCCGGCAGCGCCCACGCTGCTGTTCGAGCCGGCGTTGGCCAAGGTCGAAATAATCAGCGTGCTGCCACCGGAAATGGTTGTGTTGCCCGTGTAGCTGTTATTCGATAAAGCCGAAATATCGACCGTTCCACCACCATTCACGGTCAATCCAGTAGTCCCGGCAATTTGCCCGCCCCCGCTAATGGTATATGTACTTATACTTGGCCCGTTGCTGAACGTCACCGAGCCCGGGTTAACCGTCGAATTAAGTTGAACGTTGTAGGCATTTGGGTTGGTGGGGAAATTGTTGCTGTCGTTGAA contains the following coding sequences:
- a CDS encoding autotransporter-associated beta strand repeat-containing protein; the encoded protein is MKRRNTLAVLFQAVLLGSLLAATGHVWAASDTWLGTSGTGWNTPGNWNLPAVPSNGDTLVYTGAGGTSNNDTATVTSLGGISFATSAGAYTLTGTPTLALTGAITDNTANGTAEAINFAINGTAASSLVFGSDGSGSNSVTLGATDTFGALTVSSNSANADTLSIGSGNTLTITGTTNSNIGIAATSASNTTASLTITGGGSYNQTGGNLVVAVTSGNNNNGTQTSTLDASGLSAFTYNNSTGSVLVGFGAKSNGTLRLANAGSAANAITAATVSVGDSNNGNNGGTSTLSLGGGTNVIHATTINLGAGKAVGIMNFQGMGGALTITGLTGGASTANITLGRQSSATGTSTASQLLLAGHNATVQAGTVNDGQLNGATANTATGNITFDTGTFSAVTLALAVDTSGADSGGAKGTFVLGASSASTGVLNVTSNFFLTNVTSTSTTARTDTAEFDINGGTANISTNILVNGSQTGVTQSSTIKLNAGTLSMGNGTTNFAIGTSTALISTFSMPSAGSTGTIQNLGGGGIFSTGGTGATSTAGGLSMGGTGTLILAGTDTYSGNTTVNNGALLVNGTLAANGAAAVSVSGGLLGGTGTVNRAVTLGSGTLTGGTGAAGAGGATGTLTLANGLTMNGGNLLFNFGTSSNNSINITGGPVTFNSAGFSFLLGGSPAPGTYTVLTSANAFAPGGLNFSSSSVGRTTFQPVSFSGTSNILQVTISGSAANLTWNNSVGGGDGTTWDTSQLNWTSSASTNPNQYFDGDNVLFNDSNNFPTNPNAYNVQLNSTVNPGSVTFSNGPSISTYTISGGGQIAGTTGLTVNGGGTVDISALSNNSYTGNTTISGGSTLIISTLANAGSNSSVGAAGTNIVIDGGTLVWKGGSTQTTNRGITITPNGATLEADPTSGGQGITISGPITMSGSGARILTLTGTDTSLATQSISSTISDGAGGATSIVKNGNGSWQLAAANNYNGGTTINLGRIRITNVGALGGGNVTISNGGQVYINGNGTVVNNFSIAGNGVTETDGSLAGALRIGNANNILTGLITLTGDARITARNSTASTVTISGQITGNHNLELGNGGGTTVNTITLSNLSNNWGGSTTISFGTVKAGASSGATSGVIPHGAGAGDITINGGNGGNATLDLNGFNVTINGLNSTAGTDSQDFVTNSSTGSASVLTVGDNDANGTYTGVVQDGGNSIGLTKIGNGNQILMNTANPYTGATTVSGGTLTIKASSSINSTPTISVASTGIFDVTDFGGGGMSIGSSVAQTLVANGAVHGTINLSSSGTLAGTGTIDSLMTQGGSSIRPGSATADGNVGTLNIGSNLSVGGGDMRFDIAGATNDKILIGASGTASYNAGSTITIAPTSTFALGTTNYVLVNLLNTSSTIGYGGGPPSLNNTAIGRNTFHLDTSSNPNEILLVATGVAAGNLFWTGSNGNSWDIQGTQSWLNTNTTSQDAYFDGDSVTFDTAHNTTSTFSVSLNATVAPGSVTVTNGNYTLSGGTITGSTGLTISGGSLNFQSTGTYVGNTTVSGGATLQITGAGSINGSAVKIQNGTVKVGSSSALGATTPVTLGDGGSNSGLLDLNGQAVSVTSVNVSGTGASNTIGNSIATPATLTASGASNIGSGGTLRVTGITSATFSGINGAGNIVVGDSANAAGLTVTGSGGLSGTITVNPNATLTIASGGSISSSTGITLAGATEVFSNTVSANNFGTGSTISVTGANSLLKYGANALANALQNPISIGAIASVTIDVNDSNGTTKTTYNDSGALTGSGPLTVINSGTDLVDTYQLSGNNSSYSGNISVGTTGSTIRLQPTTANGLGSGSVTVASGSEVFFSAGGTYTNNFNITGIGSTVDVPSYGAIRFVNGLTSTGNITLSGDATISGGTSGAFATTMNGQITGAHALTLMSGTFTLNNTTANADNYGPAGAGSIATILGNYNNLAAQVATVILKNTNSISTGGLQMQGAVLRLDNNSISIANLSSTGTLAGSSVISDDGPDVTGGSGTVTLTFGDSSGTVATPNAYAGTLIDGTSGGKLAIVKTGTGVESLTGLSTFTGNVTVQQGELIAASTISQSDGSNGPLGKTGSPGGRTITVNSSSTLELDINNVFGGNGNLASNLPAIVNNGTVNATQYNQIGNITLNGATLSQTSTSTGNYGGYQFLGSVTVGGAAPSTISSGNTAANHLGTNTSFNVADVTGNSTVDLTVSAGLRDQ